A segment of the Nyctibius grandis isolate bNycGra1 chromosome 27, bNycGra1.pri, whole genome shotgun sequence genome:
CCAGCATCCCCACCATCATCCCCCTAGcaccccccagcatccccccaaacacccccagcatcccccatACAGtatccccagcatcccccccatcatccccccagcatcccccagcatcccccccataatctccccagcatcccccatAATGTatccctgcatccccccagcacccccccagcatccccccaaacacccccagcacccccaagcATCCCCCATACAGtatccccagcatcccccccataatctccccagcaccccccataATGTACCCCTGCATCCCTCCAGCACCCCCCCAGCATTCCCCCCAACACCCCCTAAgacccccccagcatccccccaaacacccccagcaccccccataCAGtatccccagcatccccaccatcatccccccagcaccccccaacaCCACCCCACTATCCCCCCCACATCACCCCCCCGGCCCCAtcctgcccagctcccccagcccagctcaccAGCATTTGTGGGAATTTAACGCTAAAAATACCCAGCGAGGGGGAtcccagctggggaggggacccCCCCCCTCACAGAGCACCCAGCCCTGAGCTCTCCCTGGGCTGCCGCAGCCCGTCGCCCCCCCTcgccctccccacctccccgtATCACACTAATTAATCCTTCCAGCAGCACAAATCATTCACCCAGAGGATTTTTCCCCTTGTGCCCCCCTGGAGAGCATCAGGAGGGGTTCACAGAGGTGTGTGGGGTGCCTGGACGTCCCCCCCAGGGCCACCTTTgtgtccccccatcccactCCCAGCCTCCACTACTGCCCCGAGCTGGGCAGtgctcagccctgggctgggggagcatCCTCAAGGGCCCAAAAGCCAACCctgaggagggatggggaccccCACAACAGGTTTGGGGGCCCCCGGGGGGCCGGGAGCTGCTCCGTGCCTGGTCCTGCCCCTCGTCCAGCCCTGGGGAAAAACATCAGAGCGGAAAAACAGGCGAGTGACATCGTTCCCCCCGTCACACGCGAAGGCCGGGAAAAAATCTCCAACGGTTGGTTTTGGCAAGAAGAGGCAAAGCAGAGCttttcatgaattattttttttctattttattttttattgttgttgctAGAAAGGTTCGAGAGCCTGCAGGGAGGCTCCCAGCCAGCTCCGGCCCTAAACCATCTCCCCAGGACGGTGCGAACGGGGCCCAGCGTTAGGAAAACCCTTTGGGGAGTCGCAGGATCAGGCCCCCACCTCCCTTGGGTGCGTGGAGGGGGGGTCTGCACCCTGTTGTGCCCCACGGCTTGGACCTGCCATGGGGGCAGGTTGAGGTGCCCCACGGCATCacggggggctggggacagactggggctggctggggtgTCCCACACCCCGCAGGGACGGGCTTCATCCCCACGCAGCGGCCACCTCTAGCTAAAAGCCACCGTGGATGAGGGACACCCCGAGAGGGGCCACCACCCCCCAGCTGCGCCAGCCACCGCCTTGCTGTGCCCCAACCGAAACTGGGGGGGGAACGTCAtccagaggagagggggaataAAACCCAGCCCCAAAAGCAGGTGGGCAGCCCCATATGCCTCTGGACACCCCTAAACACATCTGGggcacccccaaacccctctGGGCACCCCAAACCCCTCTGGGCACCCCCGAACGCCTCCAGGCAGTCCCTTGGGTGCATTCACCTGGCACAACCCCCCCCATGAAACACACGCACCCCCCCCACCCTTGAACCCCAACCCCACGGGACCCCCTGGCCCTGCCACAGGATCAGGCCCCTGCACGACACCAGCCTGCAGCAAACTGGGTGGGGGGATCAGGCTGTGACTGGGGtatgtgccccccccccccaaaatcacCACCCCAAGCTGGGTGCTatggggctgctgccagcctgggctcttctggggggggcaggggcagctcAGCCCCCCCAAAAAGCATTTGTGTCCCCACCCGGGGGCTGGCAGCCACAGGGCAAAGGCTGCAGGAgcaaaccccccccccaaaccccctttttcttggggttttggggagggtgCTCCCGgttgtggggatggggggtgtCTGCAAGGCTGGGTATGGGGTGGGCACCCCACTGGAGACCCCCCCCAGTTTTGCAGCCACAGCTTGTATGGGGGGGGCATGGTgaagtggggtgggggggggcaagGAATTAATGATAAGAAGAGGCAAATGTGAcgttttgcacaaaaaaaaagggttaaaGCAGCGAGGAGAAGAGGTGAAGGccaagggggggggaaaggcgGGGGGAGAGGCTGTGAGAGAACATCCTGTACCCTCCTGGTACAAACAgcccaggcagggagggggacagTGTGTGGGggcaaaaaaaaccttccaacCCCCCCTCAGCGTAAACGGGGGACACTGGGGCCACCCCATGGGTGAACAAGTGGGTAGTGGGGTGCGAGGGTGGTGATGGGGTGAGATTGGGGTGGAGgaggggggggtttggggtgcccccccccgTGATGTCCCTTGGGGGACCCTGTGCAAAGaagggtgggaggaaggggcACCCCAATGCTTGCTCCCCTCCATCCTTTGGGGTGCAGTGGGGTCCCCGAGGGGGGGGGAGctctgaaggagctggggggggacacacggggGGGATGCACCCCCCAGGGGACCCCACTGCCCCCCAAACCTGCCCGCACAAGGATGCCCTATTCATACCCCCCCTTTCCCAGCTCAGGGTGCCCCACCCTGGTGTGAGGACAccccccccttgtccccagggctggcagcaccccACACGCacgggggggtgcggggggggccCCTTTCCTGTGTTTGTCAAGACGCCGTGAGTCAGGCGGGTGGTTTTTCGGTTTAAGCCAATATTTAACCAGCGGGAGCTGCCAAAATAAAGCCACCGCCTCGCCATAGGGCCTAgattggggggggggacacagaaatgtccccccctcccagcacagccacccCCTTCCCACCTCTCCAGTGCCCCCCCCGTCCTCTTCTTGCCAACATGGGGACATGCCAAAACTGGGGACACCCCAAAATCCCCATCATACACACCAGGGGCTGGgccccccccagtgtcccccccaccctgggaggGGGTGACCCCCAAAGCAGGGCTCAAGGGGGTGtcagggctgtggggctgggcacATTTCAGGGCTCCCCCCACCTCCAAAGGCTGAGGTGCCCCTGGGGTTGGGGGGtccctgctgggctgggggggggtcccagggctgggggggtccccggcTGTGGGCACGCTGCGGCTGCCCTCTGCTGGTCCTGTCCCAGCCGGTGGCCGCATCCTGCCCATGCCAAGGATGCAAAGCCCTGGGTGAAGCTGGCCCTGGGGCAGGTGGGGCTCCCAGTATGCCCAGTATGTGCCCTGGGTGATGCCCAGCTCTGAGGGGTGCTCCCCACTGGCGTAGGAAGGTGCGTGGGGCTGAGGAGCCCCAGGAGATGGTGAGGCCAGGGAGAGACCCCGTGTCCCCTCACTGGGTGCcgcaggagaggggctgctctccgtccccatccccatctcccccttcctccaggCCTCATCCTGCCCCCACGAGGACACGGACCTGGTGGCCTCCTGCCAGCACCACCACGAGACCCTCAAGGCTTTCCCCACCCCCAAGTTCAAACCCAAGCTCCAGGGCTGTGTTTCCCCTCTCACAGCTCCACTGAGCCGGGCTCGCAGGGGCCAGCGGGTCCCAGAGCATCCCCTGTCCCCGCGCtgccccccatgtcccccccatggTGGGAACCCCCCCAGCCGTGCCACCCCCCTCCCAGCCGTGTCCCTTGTGTTGCTGCTGGTCACCGTCACCCTGGTCCAGGAAGGAAAGTCTCCTCCAGGACACCCTCGGCTGCTGGGTacggcccccggcccccccatGACACCCCGCCATGGGGTGTCCGGCCCCTCAGAGCCAAGGACCCCCCCTCTGGTGACCCCCTCACATCCTGAtgcccccccagctctgcccggtggtgcctcctcttcctcaccccccccccagcacatctgtgccccctccctgtgcccAAACCACTGGCTCCGAGCTGGCCAtcgccccccaccccgggggcAGCGTTAAGGGATTTGTGCCCCCGGCATCGCCCCACGTCCATCCCCACCTCCCAAAGCTCCTGCCCGGGAGAAGCTCCTGGAGGTGCTGCTCGAGGGGTCCCCATGGCTCCTACAACAACCGCTGCCTACACGAGGGTCCTTTCTGGGGAGGGTTCCCACCCGGCGACCCCCCTGAGGAGGGGGTACAGCCCCCAGGGAGCGCAGCACGGCGGACACAGCCACCCCCAGCTTCAACATCCCCTTTGAGCCCCTTTTCTCTGGTGATAAACCCTTTTCCAGGGGGACGTTTCGAACCAGAGCGGCCGCAGCGGGAGATAAACCGAGGTGGGCACAACCCGGATGGCTCCtgcaccccctgcaccccccttGCTGGATGCAGCCCCTTACACCATCCCATACGATGCGCACGCATGTACGGGTGAAGCCATCATCTCCCCACGGCTTTTTTCACCCAGAGGGACACGTCAAGTGACAACACGTCGAGCGACAACGCGTCAAGTGACGACACCAGCTCCCAGCGCAGCAGAAGATGCTCTTTACTGGAAGCCCCCAGCAGCCGGGCTctgggtgtccctggggagggggaaggcagcACGGGGCGGGGGGTCTCTTCCTTCACCGTGACCCGTCGGAGCTCCGGGGGTCCTTGCAGACGCCGAAGTTGCTGTTGGTGATGGAGCCCACGATGGTTTTGTCAGCCTTGCAGGTCAAGCCGCTCTCGCAGGGACAGTTGTAGTAGACGCCGTAGGGGCTCTGCGGGGAACCAAGGCATGGTGGCAGCGCGGGGGGAGGTGTCCCCGTCCTCGGCCACccccagggagcagggaggggacacacTTACCCTCGGGGAGCACTCCTGGAACTCGGCTGCCTTGGGCGCGCACCGGGCCAGGCTGAGGCCGCTGACGCGGTGGCAGCAGCCGCTCTTGCACTGGGCGCTCTGCATGCACAGCTCCCCGGTGTCCTGCGAGGGGGGATCAGCGCCGGGACCCTCTCTGTCCCCCCTTaatccccccccccagctgtgtgcccagggggggtgggtgggtggcagACACCAGCTCTGCCTTTCAGCCGGGGCTCAGCACCGCCCGAGCCGCCCACCCTGCAGGATTTCCTCGGTCTGGCCCAAAATACCCCGTGGTGAAGTGCTGGTTTGTGCCTGGCTCGTGGGAACGGGGCTGAGACCCCGCAGGGAAAGTGTCCCCCATTCCCTGCGagccccccagggatggggtcCTCACCGGTGCAGAGCTTCAATCCTACTTGTAGGGTTTTCTGTGCCTTTGAACGGCTCTGAGATCCCTCACAATCCCGGATAACCCCTCACGCCATCCCcgcctgcctcagtttccccagcccCAATGAGTTTTTCTCTCGGCGGCTGCAGCCCTCGCCCCACGCAGCTGCTGCCAGTGACCAAAGCCCCGCAGACCCCTCTAACCCCACCACGCACCCCACTGCGGCACTCGGGCTGCGCCCAGGACGGGGTCAGTGTCCCTCTTACCAAGTTGAAGATGAGCCCTCGCTCGTGgggcgcgggcagggccggggccggcagcagcagggccaggagcaggcagaggggcAGCGCGGTGGCCATGGTGGGCTCGCTCGTGGCCGtgccgcggggccggcgggcgcTTTATAGCGGGTGTCTCCATCGGCCGCGGCGGCTGCGCCTATCACACCCCAACCCGTGGCGTTGGGGCAGCGCCACGACGCCCTGCCAGGGAACCGGCGGTGCCCGCGCTGCCAGGCGGTGCCACGACAAGGGCATCTCGCCCCGTCCCCAGGTGACCGTCCCACGCCAGCAATGCCACAACAAGGACATCTCGCCCTGTCCCCAGGTGACCGTCCCACGCCAGCAATGCCACAACAAGGACATCTCGCCCTGTCCCCAGGTGACCGTCCCATGCTGGCGGTGCCACAACAGGGACATCTTGCCCTGTCCCCACGTGACCGTCCCACACCAGCAGTGCCACAACAAGGACATCTTGCCCTGTCCCCAGGTGACCGTCCCACGCCAGCAGTGCCACAACAAGGACATCTCGCCCTGTCCCCAGGTGACCGTCCCATGCTGGCGATGCCAACCTGCCCATGGGCTCAAAGGCAAAGCAAGAGCCGGTGCCATGGCAGGAGCCACCTCCAGATTCTCCATCGCTCGAACAGTTGGATCACAGTCACCAAGAAACCCGCTCGAGAAAGCCCAGAGCGTGGCAGGACCAAGCCCATTCCCCTGCCAGCGTCCCGCCAGCCTCGCTCAGTGCTCCAGACCCCGCCGAAGGTCCCCATCCTACATGCCACCACCGCACCCTGCCCCACCATCGGGGGATGCGGGCGATGAAAGGCCGACGGCCCAGGGAATGGCACAGCTTCCCGCGCCTgcgccggccccgctgcccttGGCAATGATTAACGCCCGGGCAGCCCTGGCCTTGGGTGGCCACAGGGGTAACGCCGAGGCTGGCACCGGCTGTGGGGTGACCGGCACGCTGGCACGTGGCATCTGCTGCAGGTGCTGGGTGACGCCCTGGGGTCAGTCCCCAAcagtcccctccctgcctgcagtcCCAGCCAGCCCTGGAGCTGATGGGGGGGTCCAAGGGCCGCAGCCCCCCCACTCCAATGATGCAGCACCCCATGCACCCCCCTCCAGTGGGGGGAAGACCCTGGTGACACCagctgggagggcagaggggagcagctgagggggCACAGCGTTTGGGACACATCCTGGGGCACACAGCACAGCCCGGGTGGGTCCTGGGGGtcagggcacagccccagcacgTCTTGGGGGGCAGGGATGCATCCCAACACACATCCTGGGAcccatcctggggtgcatggcACATCCCAGGGCACACAGTGTGGGCACAAAGCACGTTATGGGGGGCACAGCATCCCAGGGCAGATCCTGGGGTGCGCGTGGGGGACATAGGGCTCACCCCACAGGTGCTGGGTGCACCCCAGGGAGCATCCCAGGGATACGGGGCACATCCCAGGGGGGCACATCCCAGGGGTCCATCCTTGGGGCACAGGGTGCATCCCAAGGGTATGGGGCTCATCCTAGGGGTATATCCCAGGGACACAGGGCGCACTCGAGGAGCACATCCCGGGGGTGAAGGGCACATCCTGGGGTCCCATTCCGGGGACACAGGGTACATGCTGGGGGCACAGGGCACATCCCAAGGTCCCATTCCGGGGACACAGGGCACATCCCGGGGACACGGGGCTATCCCGGGGTCCCATCCCGGGGACACAGGGCACATCCCAAGGTCCCATCCCAGGGACACAGGGCACAtcctggggacacggggctATCCCGGGGTCCCATCCCGGGGACACAGGGCACATCCTGGGGGCACAGGGCACATCCCATGGTCCCATCCCGGGGACACGGGGCTATCCCGGGGTCCCACCCCGCGCCGCACCGCCCGGctccccccgagccccccccagctcggggcgggggggtctCGCCGGCTCCTCCCGGCTCCTCCCCGGCTCGgtggagcggggcgggggggggtctCTCCGCCGTCCCCCGGGGCGGTGCAGCCGCAGCTCCCGCAGCCGCGGCCGGAGCCTCCCGGCGGGGCGGTGCCGGTGGCCCCAGGGGCAGTGCCGGTAGCCCCGGGAGCGGTGCCGGTGGCCGTAGCCGTGGCCCCGCCATGCCCAAGCTGCTGCCGGCGCAGGAGGCGGCGCGGATCTATCACACCAACTACGTGAGGAACGCGCGGGCCATGGGGGTGCTCTGGGCCCTCTTCACCCTCTGCTTCTCCATCCTCATGGTGGTGACCTTCATCCAGCCCTACTGGATCGGCGACAGC
Coding sequences within it:
- the CLPS gene encoding colipase, with the protein product MATALPLCLLLALLLPAPALPAPHERGLIFNLDTGELCMQSAQCKSGCCHRVSGLSLARCAPKAAEFQECSPRSPYGVYYNCPCESGLTCKADKTIVGSITNSNFGVCKDPRSSDGSR